A single genomic interval of Armigeres subalbatus isolate Guangzhou_Male chromosome 1, GZ_Asu_2, whole genome shotgun sequence harbors:
- the LOC134205697 gene encoding endoplasmic reticulum resident protein 44, which produces MSPLSSSRTAIFSYFMVVYVFYNPTDSGAVQLNSENLDMTLASNELVFINFYAEWCRFSNILQPIFDEAADKVKEAFPDSGRVVMGKVDCDRESSVASRFHISKYPTLKVIRNGQPTKREYRGARTVDAFLEFVKKQLEDPINEFHHLRDLESLDTKKRVVVGYFDRRDMPEYNTFRRVATNLKEDCMFQAGFGETVQAMHPPGHPIIVFRPDVALSDGNDETFPGDLNNFDELNIWVQEKCVPLVREITFENAEELTEEGLPFLILFHAPDDFQSIKDYKTVIETQLITEKQNINFLTADGKRFAHPLHHLGKSQSDLPLIAIDSFRHMYLFPSFKDMYAPGKLKQFLSDLYSGKLHREFHYGPDRNDDNTIEVIMINGDVKKATTPPESTFKNLGPSNKRYTLLKDEL; this is translated from the exons GTTGTGTATGTATTCTACAACCCCACCGACAGTGGAGCGGTGCAACTAAACAGCGAGAATCTTGATATGACTTTAG CTTCTAATGAATTAGTATTTATCAATTTCTACGCCGAATGGTGCAGATTCAGTAACATTCTGCAGCCAATCTTCGATGAGGCGGCAGATAAG GTTAAGGAAGCGTTCCCCGACAGTGGTCGGGTCGTGATGGGTAAGGTGGATTGCGACCGGGAGTCGTCGGTGGCGTCACGGTTTCACATATCCAAGTACCCCACGCTGAAGGTTATCCGCAATGGGCAACCGACGAAGCGGGAATACCGCGGGGCACGAACCGTGGATGCGTTCCTCGAGTTCGTCAAAAAACAATTGGAGGACCCGATCAACGAGTTCCACCATCTGAGGGATCTGGAGAGCCTGGACACTAAGAAGCGGGTCGTGGTTGGCTACTTTGACCGGCGAGATATGCCCGAGTACAACACGTTCCGGCGGGTAGCAACGAACCTGAAGGAGGACTGCATGTTCCAGGCAGGGTTTGGTGAAACTGTTCAGGCTATGCATCCACCAG GGCACCCTATCATCGTGTTCCGACCGGATGTGGCTTTGTCGGACGGAAACGACGAAACGTTCCCCGGAGACTTGAACAACTTTGACGAGCTGAACATTTGGGTACAGGAGAAGTGTGTCCCGCTGGTGCGCGAGATTACCTTCGAGAATGCCGAAGAACTGACAGAGGAGGGTCTGCCGTTCCTGATTCTGTTCCACGCGCCGGACGATTTCCAATCGATCAAGGACTACAAAACGGTAATTGAAACCCAGCTGATAACGGAGAAAC AAAATATCAACTTCTTGACGGCCGATGGCAAACGGTTTGCGCACCCATTGCACCATCTGGGCAAGAGCCAGTCGGATCTGCCGCTGATTGCCATCGATTCCTTCCGGCATATGTATCTGTTCCCTAGCTTCAAGGATATGTACGCACCGGGCAAGCTGAAGCAGTTCTTGAGTGATCTCTACAGCGGAAAGCTGCATCG CGAATTCCATTACGGCCCGGACCGGAACGATGACAACACCATCGAGGTGATCATGATCAATGGCGATGTGAAGAAAGCTACCACCCCTCCAGAATCAACGTTTAAGAACCTTGGTCCATCGAACAAGCGGTACACTCTGCTCAAAGATGAGCTGTAA